The genome window tatataaaatattaaaactataattattaaaattaagggttagtaaaattaaaagtaataaaaattactaaaacgtaataatattaaaatcaaaaattatttgtatgTACAATTCTAAATATATGTCTTTCGTAGGTTCTTCTAATGTGGTTTTCTATTGTTGTCACACTGGTAACAGGAGCACCTACGGAACAAACTCTTACTAGAGTTCAAGATGTAAACTCTAGTACAGTTCACGATAAGCAACAAATTAGTCAAAAACCACCAGAATCGATTTCCTACGGCGGGCAGAAACGAGACCCTTTTGAGAAGAAAGCAACAGTAGAGGAGGACCTTCATAGTGGCGAGACTTTGTTTGTCTATACCGATGTTCTCTATGAGCATCCGACCTATTTATATTCTGATCCATATTCCTCTCCTTACTGGGgataagaaaatttttgataagGGGTTTATGtgaatttatttctaacttatttcaattaaatacctTATGCTGCAAAATCAATTGGTTAGTTGTGCTTTTGCTGTTCGTAGCTtgctattttttcctttttcgtaATAAATACTGACAATTCATTTGACaatacttttgttttctttttgataaacaTGATATAAATGTTGCAAGTAAGTAGTTCAGTTCTGATAAGCGATACCCATTGACTGAAAAGTAAAGTCtttccaaaaagtatttttttcctaaaaacctGTTAAATCTATAATTGAGTCACGCTTAAAGGAGAGCTAAACTAttttattgctaaaaaaaactgaaatttatttttctacgaGATTTTATTCTACCAATTTTTCATTCTGgctattttttcatgaaaagatatccctaattttttcaattttttgataaactaagaaaaacatctaaaaaatattGACGCTACAACAGCAACCCATATCGCatttaacttgtttttattacttcGTTTACGagtaaatttaatataataatggAAAATCAGAAGCAGTATATCTCATAATTATTATCAGTTCCCTTCTGCAAGCATTAAACAACAACTTGAagtttctgatttgaaaaacaaacccAGCGCCCTAACAAGGGTGAAACTAGAGcaaaatattgggggggggggatatgacaagggtgccaatgagcaaaatcttgggggggggcaatgtgacaagtgTGCAAATGAGCAAAATATTGTGGGGGGTAACGTGACAAAAATGCcgataattgaccaaattgacaaatttattctaaaaatgaggggaaaaaagaaaaaatagagggAAATAGGGCCTCCTCAACCCTCTGAATCCACCGGTGACACCTAAAAACTGTAATAGTTTAAATCGTAGCCACATCTTTTCATTGTGTGCATGGAGCGTCCTTCATGGAAATCCTTTTTAAAAACGCCAAAATATGGATATCCGAGCATAAAATTCACTCATTTTATTACATCAACGccctttaaaaaaacaacaaaaacactcATCTAAAAGCAAAATTTGTGGTAACTGTCGTTTATAATGCTGTAATGATAAATAATAGTGCCGAAAATAGctagtgttttttgtttatctgtAATTGGATAAAATACCTCCccccggaaacttccctctTCGCTGAATATCCATCCAAATTTCCTTTTacttcccatgacaaattctatACTTAAACAATGGAGATATTACGAAGCTTAGAGCCCTATCCACAGGGACTATGGGGGTTCATGTTATCCCGGAGGCATAattattagacctttcaactatattcAATTAAATGGCAACCTAATTTTCATCTAAGGAAAATAGGGGCTTGATCTAAGGAAATAGGGGCAGTCCACTTGAGCACTCTTGCGATTTCTATAGCCCTTGGCTCCATATGATAACCCATGGGACAAAAAAAGTAATTGACACAGATCCCTGAGCTTTTTTCgctaaaaaatacagaattccatatttttatcgatagaagcttgaaacctctacagtagggttgttTGATATGCCGAATCTTATGGTATGATTAATACGCCTCGACTTTCTAGTGGTATTtctctcctttttcaaaagtcaggtaaattttctcaggatcttagcttttgatgggtaacattaatcttaatgaattttatacatttagaatcagcacaaaaagccaattctttccATGTGTcatttgttataaaaattccgtttctaAGTTACAGTTACtacgttaccacaaactgtttgataaacattTTCACAATGTTGTAAATAAATGtttaaaacctctacaatagatTTCTCATACATGCTGAATCCGCTtgtataatttttatcaaaatcactCACCGCCTTTTgagttattttttactttttcgaaAGTTAGGCatgttttctcaggctcgtaacttttgattttctaaaCTTCACGAGTTCGTTACCAATATTTatgtaatatataaaattaataaacataaaACCCATATAAGCGTCGATAAAGTGCTCATGAATAGTCCACCATATCACCTTTCCGCCTTCTGTGCTGGAATGATTGAAATCTTTCATGCTACAAAAGAAAACATCCTCTAAATCACAAACAACTCAACTAATACCGTTATTCGGGGTTCATCTAAATGAAGGAATATTAGAGATTAATTCCTACCCTCAACCCCTTTCTATATTTGTCTTAAGGCTCAGGGAGATTTAGAAAATTTACTTGCATCAAAATATGCTCTTTCAGGTTCTGCCTGATGAAGTTAAGTGATGGgttaaaatcaaatgagcctgAAGTAATATGTAACTCCCTTTCGGAACATTTCGGAACGTCCcttattaatgcttgttttaagcAAGAAAAGTTCCCCACTTGTCTTAAATCACAAGGATAACTCCTGTGTTTGAGGGTAGTAGCAAGAATGATTTGGGGAACTATAGACCAATTTCATTATTACCTGTTGTTTCAcgagttttagaaaaatgtattaatattaaaattgatgAGCTTTTTGAATGTCATAAACTTCTACatccaaatcagtttggtttcaggaagAGTAGAACAACAGAAATGGCAATTTCATTTAGtactactataattaatgatgctcttgataaaaagcttagggtagctggtatatttttggacttaattaaggcGCTGACGCTGTTGACCatggaatattattttaaaaatgtgaattttatggattaaggGGTGCTACATTGGGTTTGCTTtgcagttatttaaaaaaaagacagcagaatgtcaatttacaaggatttttgtctagtaaaaatattgttaattgGCGGGTTCCCCGAGTATCCGTACTGGGTCCACctctgttttatatttttattaatgatctgccgCATGTTGTGAAAGCTCTGCCCAGAATTGACGACTTTGATGACAACGGTCCGAGCAAGACCCAGGttactatgcccttatttgctgatgatacaaccttggtgTGTGTTGCCCCTACGGAACAGCTACTCATGTCATCGATAAAAGCAGCAATGAGCAAGATATATACATTCACCAAATTTAGCAAAATGCTCTGTCGTCCATCTTGGCCGCCAAAATCCGATGTActcatacaaaatgaaaggtaTCGACCTGACAAAATCTACCTGTGAAAAGGACCTAGGTGTAATT of Artemia franciscana chromosome 3, ASM3288406v1, whole genome shotgun sequence contains these proteins:
- the LOC136025433 gene encoding uncharacterized protein LOC136025433, coding for MEYVLLMWFSIVVTLVTGAPTEQTLTRVQDVNSSTVHDKQQISQKPPESISYGGQKRDPFEKKATVEEDLHSGETLFVYTDVLYEHPTYLYSDPYSSPYWG